A stretch of Microtus pennsylvanicus isolate mMicPen1 chromosome 5, mMicPen1.hap1, whole genome shotgun sequence DNA encodes these proteins:
- the LOC142850816 gene encoding olfactory receptor 52A5-like has translation MLTFNGSVFTPSVLTLVGIPGLESVQCWIGIPFCAMYIIALIGNSLILVIIKSEKSLHIPMYIFLAILAVTDIALSTCILPKMLGIFWFHIPQISFDACLLQMELIHSFQATESGILLAMALDRYVAICNPLRHATIFSPQLVTYLGVGTLFRAFILVFPSILLIKCRLKYFRTTIVSHSYCEHMAIVKLAAEDVRINKVCGLLVAFSILGFDIVFITFSYVRIFITVFQLPQKEARFKAFNTCIAHICVFLQFYLLGFFSFFTHRFGTHIPTYVHILLSDLYLLVPPFLNPIVYGVKTKQIRDKVVKMLFYNKPL, from the coding sequence ATGCTGACATTCAATGGCTCAGTCTTCACGCCTTCCGTATTAACACTAGTTGGGATACCTGGCCTGGAGTCAGTGCAGTGCTGGATCGGAATTCCATTCTGTGCCATGTACATCATCGCTTTGATTGGGAACTCCCTAATTTTAGTAATAATCAAAAGTGAAAAGAGCCTCCACATACCCATGTACATTTTCCTGGCCATTTTGGCAGTCACAGACATTGCACTTAGCACATGCATTCTCCCCAAAATGTTGGGCATCTTCTGGTTTCATATACCACAGATTTCCTTTGATGCATGCTTGCTGCAAATGGAACTCATCCACTCCTTCCAGGCAACAGAATCAGGCATCCTCCTGGCCATGGCTCTGgatcgctatgtggccatctgcaacccCCTGAGACATGCCACCATCTTCTCTCCACAACTCGTGACCTACCTTGGAGTTGGTACATTATTCAGGGCTTTCATTCTTGTATTCCCATCAATATTGCTTATCAAATGTCGCCTTAAGTACTTCCGGACTACTATTGTCTCCCACTCTTACTGTGAACACATGGCCATTGTGAAATTGGCAGCTGAAGATGTCAGAATCAACAAGGTCTGTGGCCTCCTTGTTGCCTTTTCCATCTTAGGGTTTGACATAGTCTTCATTACCTTCTCGTATGTGCGAATCTTCATCACTGTCTTCCAGTTGCCTCAGAAGGAAGCTCGATTCAAAGCCTTCAACACCTGTATTGCTCACATCTGTGTCTTCCTACAGTTCTACCTCCTgggcttcttctctttcttcacaCACAGGTTTGGGACTCACATACCCACCTATGTGCATATCCTCCTGTCAGATCTTTACCTCTTGGTCCCACCTTTTCTCAACCCCATTGTCTATGGCGTTAAAACTAAACAAATCCGTGACAAAGTTGTGAAGATGCTTTTCTACAATAAACCCCTGTAA
- the LOC142850817 gene encoding olfactory receptor 52Z1P-like: MKVASSPHNHTSPQDVWYVLIGIPGLEDLHTWIAIPICSMYIVAVIGNVLLIFLIVTERSLHEPMYFFLSMLALADVLLSTATAPKMLAIFWFHARGISFGSCVSQMFFIHFIFVAESAVLLAMAFDRYVAICYPLRYTTILTSSVIGKIGTAAVVRSLFICCPFIFLVYRLLYCGRNVIPHSYCEHMGIARLACDNITVNIIYGLTMALLSTGLDIILIIISYTMILCTVFHIPSWAARYKALNTCGSHICVILMFYTPAFFSFFAHRFGGKTIPRHIHILVANLYVVVPPMLNPIIYGVKTKQIQDRVVLLFSSVTKCC; encoded by the coding sequence ATGAAGGTGGCCTCTTCCCCTCACAATCACACCAGTCCACAGGATGTGTGGTATGTTCTGATTGGAATACCAGGACTGGAAGATCTGCATACCTGGATAGCCATCCCCATTTGTTCTATGTACATTGTGGCTGTCATAGGCAATGTCCTCTTGATCTTCCTAATAGTGACTGAACGCAGCCTCCATGAGcccatgtatttcttcctttccatgctGGCCTTAGCAGATGTCCTGCTCTCCACAGCTACCGCCCCCAAAATGTTGGCAATCTTCTGGTTCCATGCCAGGGGTATATCGTTTGGTAGCTGTGTGTCCCAAATGTTCTTCATACATTTTATCTTTGTGGCAGAGTCTGCTGTTCTTCTGGCCATGGCAtttgaccgctatgtggccatctgttaCCCACTGAGATacaccaccatcctcacctcCTCAGTCATTGGCAAGATTGGTACAGCAGCTGTGGTCAGGAGTCTTTTCATCTGTTGTCCATTCATCTTCTTGGTATATCGACTTCTTTATTGTGGGAGAAACGTAATTCCACATTCGTACTGTGAGCATATGGGCATTGCCAGATTGGCATGTGACAATATCACTGTCAACATCATATATGGCCTGACTATGGCCCTCCTGTCTACAGGGCTGGATATAATACTCATCATTATTTCCTATACTATGATCCTTTGCACTGTTTTTCATATCCCTTCTTGGGCTGCCAGATATAAGGCCCTTAACACATGTGGCTCCCACATCTGTGTCATTCTTATGTTCTACACACCtgcattcttttcattttttgccCATCGCTTTGGAGGCAAAACCATCCCTCGCCACATCCACATCCTAGTGGCTAACCTCTATGTGGTGGTACCTCCGATGCTCAACCCCATCATTTATGGGGTGAAGACCAAGCAAATCCAAGATCGAGTGGTTTTGCTTTTCTCCTCAGTGACTAAATGTTGTTAA